Proteins from one Pseudomonas sp. KBS0710 genomic window:
- the elbB gene encoding isoprenoid biosynthesis glyoxalase ElbB, with protein sequence MSKKIAVILSGCGVYDGAEIHESVITLLRLDQRGAQVQCFAPDIAQLHVINHLTGEEMPESRNVLVESARIARGEVKDIREANADEFDALIVPGGFGAAKNLSNFAVEGAGCSVNPQVLELAEAFAEAGKPVGLICISPALAAKIYGPGVTCTIGNCPDTAAALDKMGATHQECAVEDIVEDKARKLVSTPAYMLGKRISEVASGINKLVDRVLELTHEND encoded by the coding sequence ATGAGCAAAAAGATTGCAGTGATCCTTTCCGGCTGCGGCGTGTACGACGGCGCAGAGATCCATGAAAGCGTGATCACACTGCTGCGCCTGGATCAGCGCGGCGCTCAGGTCCAATGTTTTGCGCCAGATATTGCGCAGCTGCACGTGATCAACCACCTCACCGGTGAAGAGATGCCCGAGTCACGCAATGTGCTGGTGGAGTCGGCGCGCATCGCTCGCGGTGAAGTCAAAGACATACGCGAAGCCAACGCCGACGAGTTCGACGCACTGATCGTGCCTGGCGGGTTTGGCGCAGCCAAGAACCTCTCGAACTTTGCCGTGGAGGGCGCCGGCTGCAGCGTCAATCCACAAGTGCTGGAGCTGGCCGAAGCCTTTGCCGAAGCCGGCAAGCCCGTGGGGTTGATCTGCATCTCACCGGCCCTGGCGGCAAAGATCTACGGCCCCGGCGTGACCTGCACCATCGGCAACTGCCCCGACACGGCGGCCGCCCTGGACAAAATGGGTGCCACTCATCAGGAGTGCGCTGTCGAGGACATCGTCGAGGACAAGGCCCGCAAGCTGGTGAGCACACCGGCCTACATGCTCGGCAAGCGCATCAGCGAGGTCGCATCAGGGATCAACAAGCTGGTGGATCGAGTACTGGAACTGACCCACGAGAATGATTAA
- a CDS encoding sterol desaturase family protein — MDFVPYAVPFFIALIVVELLADRWRGERNYRVADAINSLSTGVLSTTTGLLTKGVGLLTYAFALKHLALIELPAQSVWTWVFAFVFYDFCYYWLHRCGHERNILWAAHSVHHQSEDYNLTTALRQTSTGFLLSWIFYLPLAVLGVPLVVFISVASLNLLYQFWVHTRHVPKLGWFEWFFVTPSNHRAHHAQNALYMDRNYGGVFIIWDRLFGSFQEEDENEPVIFGVTTPLASWNPLWANLQFYAQLWSDARRTESRWDKLRIWFMRTGWRPADVKAKYPMAKPDLSQFRKFEVPLDARQQVYIALQFAAYVGFGSYLMNFGEGLPTAALVLGWSAMALGLFTLGVALENRPWALKAELVRLGLNVPLVWLAPLVGLWPASSLGWLGLVSYSLLSAIGLYCCRSRLTRLAS, encoded by the coding sequence ATGGACTTTGTGCCTTACGCGGTACCGTTTTTCATTGCCCTGATCGTGGTCGAGCTGCTGGCCGATCGCTGGCGCGGCGAACGCAATTATCGGGTGGCGGACGCCATCAACAGCCTCAGCACCGGCGTGCTGTCCACCACCACCGGGTTGTTGACCAAGGGCGTGGGCCTGTTGACCTACGCGTTTGCCCTCAAGCACCTGGCGCTGATCGAGCTGCCCGCCCAGAGCGTATGGACCTGGGTGTTCGCCTTTGTGTTCTACGACTTCTGCTACTACTGGCTGCACCGCTGCGGCCATGAACGCAATATTCTTTGGGCCGCGCACTCGGTGCATCACCAGAGCGAGGACTACAACCTCACCACCGCCCTGCGCCAGACCAGCACCGGCTTTTTGCTGAGCTGGATCTTCTACCTGCCCCTGGCCGTGCTGGGTGTGCCGTTGGTGGTGTTTATCAGCGTGGCCTCGCTCAATCTTCTGTATCAATTCTGGGTGCATACCCGCCATGTGCCCAAGCTTGGCTGGTTCGAGTGGTTCTTTGTCACGCCGTCCAACCATCGGGCCCACCATGCACAAAACGCTCTCTACATGGATCGCAACTACGGCGGGGTGTTCATTATTTGGGACCGCCTGTTCGGCAGCTTCCAGGAAGAAGACGAAAACGAACCGGTGATCTTTGGCGTGACCACGCCGTTGGCCAGTTGGAACCCGCTATGGGCCAACCTGCAGTTTTATGCACAGTTGTGGAGTGATGCGCGCCGCACCGAGAGCAGGTGGGACAAGCTGCGTATCTGGTTCATGCGCACCGGCTGGCGCCCGGCGGACGTGAAGGCCAAGTACCCGATGGCCAAGCCCGACTTGAGCCAGTTCCGCAAATTCGAGGTGCCGCTGGACGCACGCCAGCAGGTTTACATCGCCCTGCAATTTGCAGCGTATGTAGGGTTTGGCAGTTACCTGATGAATTTCGGCGAAGGGCTGCCCACGGCCGCGCTGGTACTGGGCTGGAGTGCGATGGCGCTGGGGTTGTTTACCTTGGGCGTGGCCCTGGAGAACCGACCGTGGGCGCTGAAAGCCGAGCTGGTGCGCCTGGGGCTGAATGTGCCACTGGTGTGGCTGGCGCCGTTGGTCGGCTTGTGGCCAGCCAGCAGCCTGGGCTGGCTGGGTCTGGTGAGTTACAGCTTGCTCAGTGCGATCGGCCTCTACTGTTGCAGAAGCCGGCTTACTCGACTGGCGTCTTAG
- a CDS encoding DedA family protein, whose protein sequence is MLQQFLHDFGYFALFLGTFFEGETILVLAGFLAFRGYMDINLVVVVAFFGSYAGDQLWYFLGRKHGRKLLARKPRWQLMGDKALEHIRKHPDIWVLSFRFVYGLRTVMPVAIGLSGYPPARYLILNGIGAAIWAAALGAAAYHFGAVLEGMLGSVKKYELWVLGALLLLGFGLWLRRRFKNARIAREACAAAKARLAAEPAPEPTPKTPVE, encoded by the coding sequence ATGCTTCAACAATTTCTGCATGACTTCGGCTACTTTGCGCTCTTCCTGGGCACCTTCTTTGAAGGCGAAACCATTTTGGTTCTCGCAGGCTTCCTGGCGTTCCGTGGCTACATGGATATCAACCTGGTGGTCGTGGTTGCCTTTTTTGGCAGCTATGCCGGCGATCAGCTGTGGTATTTCCTGGGGCGCAAACACGGGCGCAAGCTGCTGGCGCGCAAGCCGCGTTGGCAATTGATGGGCGACAAGGCCCTGGAACATATCCGCAAGCACCCGGATATCTGGGTGCTGAGCTTCCGCTTCGTGTATGGATTGCGCACCGTCATGCCAGTGGCGATAGGCCTGTCTGGCTACCCGCCGGCCCGCTACTTGATCCTCAACGGCATCGGCGCCGCCATCTGGGCCGCAGCCTTGGGCGCGGCGGCCTACCACTTCGGTGCGGTGCTGGAAGGCATGCTCGGCAGCGTCAAGAAATACGAGCTGTGGGTACTGGGCGCGTTGCTGTTGCTGGGTTTTGGCCTGTGGTTGCGCCGGCGCTTCAAGAATGCGCGTATCGCCCGCGAAGCCTGTGCTGCGGCCAAGGCCCGGCTGGCTGCCGAGCCGGCCCCGGAGCCAACGCCTAAGACGCCAGTCGAGTAA
- the hemB gene encoding porphobilinogen synthase, translating into MSFTPANRLFPATRLRRNRRDDFSRRLVRENVLTTNDLILPVFVLDGENRREAVASMPGVERLTIDLLLEEAAGWVELGIPALALFPVTPAELKSLDAAEAWNPEGIAQRATRALRERFPELGVITDVALDPFTTHGQDGILDEDGYVQNDITVDALVKQALSHAAAGAQVVAPSDMMDGRIQAIREALELAGHVNVRIMAYSAKYASAYYGPFRDAVGSALNLGKANKASYQMDPANSHEALHEVAADLAEGADMVMVKPGMPYLDILYRVKEEFKVPTFVYQVSGEYAMHMAAIQNGWLSEGVILESLTAFKRAGADGILTYFAARAAQLLREQQ; encoded by the coding sequence GTGAGCTTTACCCCTGCCAATCGCCTGTTCCCCGCCACCCGTCTGCGACGCAATCGCCGTGATGATTTTTCTCGCCGCCTTGTACGTGAAAACGTACTGACGACGAATGATCTGATCCTGCCGGTGTTTGTGCTGGACGGCGAAAATCGTCGGGAAGCTGTGGCGTCGATGCCGGGCGTGGAGCGCTTGACCATTGATTTGCTGCTTGAAGAGGCAGCCGGTTGGGTTGAACTGGGGATTCCGGCATTGGCGCTGTTCCCGGTGACACCGGCTGAACTCAAGTCCCTCGACGCCGCCGAAGCCTGGAACCCCGAAGGCATCGCCCAGCGCGCCACCCGTGCCTTGCGTGAGCGTTTCCCGGAACTGGGTGTAATCACCGACGTGGCGCTGGACCCGTTCACCACCCACGGCCAGGATGGCATTCTCGACGAAGACGGCTACGTTCAGAACGACATCACTGTCGATGCGCTGGTCAAGCAGGCCTTGTCCCATGCCGCAGCAGGCGCCCAGGTGGTGGCACCGTCGGACATGATGGACGGCCGCATCCAGGCGATCCGCGAAGCCCTCGAGCTGGCCGGCCACGTCAACGTACGCATCATGGCCTACTCGGCCAAGTACGCCAGCGCGTATTACGGCCCGTTCCGCGATGCGGTGGGCTCGGCGTTGAACCTGGGCAAGGCCAACAAGGCCTCGTACCAGATGGACCCGGCCAACAGCCATGAAGCCCTGCACGAAGTGGCGGCCGACCTCGCTGAAGGCGCCGACATGGTGATGGTCAAGCCCGGGATGCCGTATCTGGACATCCTTTATCGGGTCAAAGAGGAATTCAAGGTGCCGACCTTTGTCTATCAGGTCAGCGGTGAATACGCCATGCACATGGCCGCGATCCAGAATGGTTGGTTGAGTGAAGGGGTGATCCTCGAATCCCTGACTGCCTTTAAACGTGCGGGTGCTGATGGCATTCTGACCTACTTCGCCGCCCGCGCTGCCCAATTGCTTAGAGAGCAACAATAG
- the ppk1 gene encoding polyphosphate kinase 1 yields MNTEGLSEVAVKDAHPVVEQVTETPPELEPAAPAVVAEAPAPAPVAAVTNLDDSSLYIHRELSQLQFNIRVLEQALDESYPLLERLKFLLIFSSNLDEFFEIRVAGLKKQITFAREQAGADGLQPHQALARISELVHGHVDRQYAILNDILLPELEKHQVRFIRRRHWTTKIKTWVRRYFRDEISPIITPIGLDPTHPFPLLVNKSLNFIVELEGIDAFGRDSGLAIIPAPRLLPRIIKVPEEVGGAGDNYVFLSSMIHAHADDLFQGMKVKGCYQFRLTRNADLALDSEDVEDLARALRGELFSRRYGDAVRLEVADTCPKHLSDYLLKQFNLAESELYQVNGPVNLTRLFSITGLDSHPELQYTPFTPQIPKLLQNSENIFSVVSKQDILLLHPFESFTPVVDLLRQAAKDPHVLAVRQTLYRSGANSEIVDALVDAARNGKEVTAVIELRARFDEESNLQLASRLQAAGAVVIYGVVGFKTHAKMMLILRREAGEIVRYAHLGTGNYHAGNAKLYTDYSLLTSDDALCEDVGKLFSQLIGMGKTLRMKKLLHAPFTLKKGMLDMIARETQFALDGKPAHIIAKFNSLTDPKIIRALYKASQSGVRIDLVVRGMCCLRPGIVGVSHNIHVRSIIGRFLEHTRVFYFLNGGEEQMFLSSADWMERNLDKRVETCFPVEGKKLIMRVKKELESYLTDNTHSWSLQSDGRYVRNTPTGNQNPRSAQATLLEKLGSPILAVN; encoded by the coding sequence ATGAATACCGAAGGACTCTCCGAAGTTGCTGTAAAAGACGCTCACCCGGTGGTTGAACAAGTCACCGAAACCCCACCGGAGCTGGAGCCGGCCGCACCTGCCGTGGTGGCTGAAGCGCCCGCGCCGGCCCCGGTAGCGGCGGTGACCAACCTGGATGACAGCAGCCTGTACATCCACCGTGAGCTGTCACAACTGCAATTCAACATCCGCGTGCTCGAGCAGGCGCTGGATGAGTCCTACCCGCTGCTGGAGCGGCTGAAATTCCTGCTGATCTTCTCCAGCAACCTGGACGAGTTCTTCGAGATCCGCGTTGCCGGCCTCAAGAAGCAAATCACCTTTGCCCGTGAACAAGCCGGTGCCGACGGCCTGCAGCCGCATCAGGCCCTGGCACGCATCAGTGAGCTGGTACACGGCCATGTGGACCGCCAATACGCGATCCTCAACGACATACTGTTGCCGGAACTGGAAAAACATCAGGTCCGCTTCATCCGTCGACGCCACTGGACCACCAAGATCAAGACCTGGGTGCGCCGCTACTTCCGCGACGAGATTTCACCGATCATCACCCCGATCGGCCTCGACCCGACGCACCCGTTCCCCTTGCTGGTGAACAAAAGCCTCAACTTTATCGTCGAGCTGGAAGGCATCGACGCCTTCGGTCGCGATTCGGGCCTGGCGATCATCCCGGCGCCGCGTCTGTTGCCACGGATCATTAAGGTACCGGAAGAAGTCGGGGGCGCTGGCGATAACTATGTATTCCTCTCGTCGATGATCCACGCACACGCCGATGACCTGTTCCAGGGCATGAAGGTCAAGGGCTGCTACCAGTTCCGCCTGACCCGTAACGCCGACCTGGCGCTGGACTCCGAAGACGTCGAAGACTTGGCCCGCGCCTTGCGCGGCGAGCTGTTCTCGCGCCGTTACGGCGACGCGGTGCGCCTGGAAGTGGCCGACACCTGCCCTAAACACCTGTCGGACTACCTGCTCAAGCAGTTCAACCTGGCCGAGTCCGAGCTGTACCAGGTCAATGGCCCGGTAAACCTGACACGTCTGTTCAGCATCACCGGCCTGGACAGCCACCCGGAGCTGCAATACACGCCGTTCACGCCGCAGATCCCGAAATTGCTGCAAAACAGCGAGAACATTTTCAGCGTGGTGAGCAAGCAGGACATTCTGCTGCTGCACCCATTCGAGTCGTTCACGCCAGTGGTCGACCTGCTGCGCCAGGCCGCCAAAGACCCGCATGTGTTGGCCGTGCGCCAGACCTTGTATCGCTCCGGCGCCAACTCGGAAATCGTCGATGCGCTGGTCGACGCCGCGCGTAACGGCAAGGAAGTCACTGCGGTGATCGAGCTGCGTGCGCGGTTTGACGAAGAGTCGAACCTGCAACTGGCCAGCCGCCTGCAAGCGGCCGGCGCGGTGGTGATCTACGGCGTGGTCGGCTTCAAGACACACGCCAAGATGATGCTGATCCTGCGCCGCGAAGCCGGTGAAATCGTGCGTTACGCCCACTTGGGCACCGGTAACTATCACGCCGGCAACGCCAAGCTCTACACCGACTACAGCTTGCTCACCTCTGACGACGCCTTGTGTGAAGACGTCGGCAAGTTGTTCAGCCAGTTGATCGGCATGGGCAAGACCTTGCGCATGAAGAAGCTGCTGCACGCGCCGTTCACGCTCAAGAAGGGCATGCTCGACATGATTGCCCGCGAAACCCAGTTCGCCCTCGACGGCAAGCCGGCGCATATCATTGCCAAATTCAACTCCCTGACCGATCCGAAGATCATCCGCGCGTTGTACAAGGCCAGCCAGTCCGGGGTGCGCATCGACCTGGTGGTGCGTGGCATGTGCTGCCTGCGGCCGGGCATTGTGGGCGTGTCGCATAACATCCATGTACGCTCGATCATCGGCCGCTTCCTGGAGCACACGCGGGTGTTCTACTTCCTCAACGGCGGCGAAGAGCAGATGTTCCTCTCCAGTGCCGACTGGATGGAGCGCAACCTCGATAAGCGTGTGGAGACCTGCTTCCCGGTGGAAGGCAAGAAGCTGATCATGCGGGTCAAGAAGGAGCTGGAAAGCTACCTCACCGACAACACCCACAGCTGGAGCCTGCAATCGGACGGGCGCTACGTGCGCAATACACCGACCGGCAACCAGAACCCGCGCAGCGCGCAGGCGACGTTGCTGGAGAAGCTGGGTAGCCCGATTCTTGCGGTGAATTAA